The Eulemur rufifrons isolate Redbay chromosome 3, OSU_ERuf_1, whole genome shotgun sequence DNA segment TCGGTCTTGTTCACATCTTACTCTTCTTTTGAGACCAAGTAGAAAAGCTCAACTTCATATGTAGCCTCCCCTAACACTCCCTTACCTCTAGAAGTCATGTAAGCTCAGTGCCACAGCACAGCCAGCAGTGACTACCATCGTCCTGGCACTGAGAGCAAGGAGACAGGACATTGGGCTGACTTAACTCCATCTCCCCTTGTAGAAATACGGTCTGTCTGGGTGAGGCCTGTAAGGTCTTAAAAGATTAcagcaataatttattaaaaatattcatctgCTTCTAAGttatataaacaattttaatgCAACATTCAGTAGGGCATCTTTCCCATTGCTCCCAAGATTTCGTTTCTTTCTGCTGCTGTAGGCATAGGTGGCTTCACTCCATTCTGTCTTCTCTGGATCATGATAGAATTCTGTGtatagatataaaaaaagaaaccaaaattagTCATGTATTAAATGCTAATCATTTACCAGTGATTTGTTATTGCTTCCTCAAAAAGGAAATTCCAAaaaccaagttaaaaaaaaaaaacctagtcaCAGATTCCAGATAAATGTTTTCAAACTATTAACAATTAAATAGAAGTGGTTATTCCCATAGGAATACCTTAACAGTAATTGGGATGGGGATATACTGTGCATGTATAAAGCATAAAAATTTATCTAGTCCACTAAGTGCTACTGAATAATTGCTAAATGAAACCAACAGTGCACGTagcaaagggaaaggaaatagcCGGGCCCAGTGCGCAGGGAAACAAATTATATACCAATGTCTTAGGAAAAATGGGAACATTTTAACTACCACAGATGGCAGTGGGAAACAAAAAGGCGGAAACAGAAGCCTAACATGATGTGTTACTGCAGCGCTGTTCATCTCCAGGAAAACTAAATTTATAACAAGGCTATTGTTTTAGGACTACAGATACTTATATGCCTAGAAAGACCTACCTATATTAAAACTGCATTCTTATAGCTTAGAGTAGGATGAGGCAGCTAACAAGAGCACTCAAGGATCCGTTAGAGCTAAAAGAACACACAGAGGATAAAGTTGAAAAGTTAAGTATCCCTACAGCCATCACTGGGAAAGGATTGTGGGTATTGACTAATTTCAGGCCTCAGTTTCAGCCTAAGAGATGGGTTTTAACATAAAGCTAATCAAGCAAGGCTTACCCAGAATTTCCGACAGTTTTTGTACTTCAAGAAATAAGTGGAACATCTTTGCCCGTCATAGTTATTTTCAGCCATACATCTGGCAGAAGCATCAGATTCCTTGAATACACAAGAAGCATTATTTAAAAGGTGGAATGGGACCTAAAAACAAACTAAAGTTGCTTCCTCCCAAAGCAAGTAATGTGAAATagttcatttttgttcattttaatgggTAGACACTAACAAAAGCTAAACAATCTTGCCAACTATCCCAGCACTCACTCTGTTCAGGCGGACATCTTCCTTTTCATCTGGGCCAGTTTTCTGAATCATAGGAATTTAAGCCAAAGCATTGACTATAATCAATTAGTCCAGTAACCATTTACAAGAAACTGAGACAAGGTGAAGTATGTTCAAAATCACTGCTGCACACCTAGCACCCCCAGTCTCCTGACTCACAGTGCGCTCTCCTGCTTTTCCAAATCGTCACTCTGACTTGAATGTTTGATTGTAATACTGGTTTCAAGGTTTCAAGTAAATTGCTAATAACTGGTATATATCAGGGCAACCTACATTAACATCATTCATTTCAACAAATTTTTGGCTATCATTTACTCCATTCCACAAGTAAATACACTATTACATAAGCAAATTTTAATAGATATCATTAATATCACTTAAAACCAAAGTGAGCAACATAGGGCTATGCGTTGAAAGGAAGGTAGGTACCACCTGGGGATTAAACTTAAGCTGTATGAACTGAAAGTAGATTGAATAACTAACCTCAAAGTGAAAGGTGTAACTCTGAGGAGTCATCTAAAGGAAAGCTCTAACTAAACCAGTAGGCATTGCTTCACAGATCTAAGAAACATCTTCTATCCAAGCAGATTTACTTAATAAAACTGTTGAAAACTGACCTAATACACAGAACAAAGCTAAATTTCTTtgccaaatatttaatgaatgtatCTATTTGGAAAATGCACATA contains these protein-coding regions:
- the CHCHD7 gene encoding coiled-coil-helix-coiled-coil-helix domain-containing protein 7, producing the protein MPVVTRRLRDPDINPCLLESDASARCMAENNYDGQRCSTYFLKYKNCRKFWNSIMIQRRQNGVKPPMPTAAERNEILGAMGKMPY